The following proteins come from a genomic window of Armatimonadota bacterium:
- a CDS encoding prephenate dehydrogenase/arogenate dehydrogenase family protein — MPARPRVAIVGLGLIGGSLGMRLRALGLASVVGIDCDVAAARRARERGAADEVHGDLAHVREAEVIIVAVPPEQTVAVAQEAAAHAPAGAVLTDVASVKAPIVARLAGLGGVRYVGGHPMFGSEGRGIDAASADLPAGHPYVLTPVEATSGQALQTMERLVQDLGMRPVLLAPDEHDRLVAQVSHLPYLLALLLAREVDPRAREVAGP; from the coding sequence GGTAGCCATTGTGGGGCTGGGGCTGATCGGGGGGTCGCTGGGAATGCGCCTGCGTGCCCTGGGACTGGCCTCGGTTGTGGGCATCGATTGCGACGTGGCGGCGGCGCGGCGAGCCCGGGAGCGCGGTGCCGCCGACGAGGTGCATGGGGATCTGGCCCACGTGCGGGAGGCGGAGGTGATCATCGTCGCCGTGCCCCCGGAGCAGACGGTGGCTGTGGCGCAGGAGGCGGCGGCGCACGCCCCCGCGGGGGCGGTCCTGACCGATGTGGCCAGTGTCAAGGCACCCATCGTGGCCCGGCTGGCCGGGCTAGGTGGCGTGCGCTACGTGGGTGGCCACCCCATGTTCGGCAGCGAAGGCCGGGGTATCGACGCCGCCTCGGCGGACCTGCCCGCAGGCCACCCCTACGTGCTCACTCCCGTGGAGGCCACCTCAGGTCAGGCCCTCCAGACGATGGAACGGCTGGTGCAGGACCTGGGGATGCGGCCGGTGCTGCTGGCGCCGGATGAGCACGACCGGCTTGTGGCGCAGGTCAGCCACCTTCCCTACCTGCTGGCCCTGCTGCTGGCCAGGGAGGTAGACCCGCGGGCCCGGGAGGTCGCCGGACC